A part of Paenibacillus sp. sptzw28 genomic DNA contains:
- a CDS encoding XTP/dITP diphosphatase → MKPGDTIVVATKNAGKVREFAHAFGKLGMNVVSMFDYPDLPDIVEDGSTFAENARKKARAVGEALGLPALADDSGLEVEVLGGQPGVYSARYAGPEASDARNNTKLLDELSKITAASNRLEDGMKLLSEARFVCALALYDPSGSTFTEAEGYVAGSITDKPRGDGGFGYDPLFWLSSFHKTMAELTTEEKQAISHRGAALSSLLKKLKA, encoded by the coding sequence ATGAAGCCCGGCGATACGATTGTTGTAGCGACGAAAAATGCCGGGAAAGTAAGAGAGTTTGCCCATGCATTCGGGAAGCTTGGCATGAATGTCGTCAGTATGTTTGATTATCCGGACCTGCCGGATATCGTGGAGGATGGCAGCACTTTCGCCGAGAACGCCCGCAAGAAGGCTCGGGCCGTCGGGGAAGCGCTCGGGCTTCCGGCGCTTGCGGACGATTCAGGGCTGGAGGTGGAAGTGCTCGGAGGTCAGCCGGGTGTTTATTCGGCGCGTTATGCCGGGCCTGAAGCAAGCGATGCCCGCAATAATACGAAGCTGCTGGACGAGCTTTCGAAGATAACAGCGGCTTCGAACCGGCTTGAAGACGGAATGAAGCTCCTTAGTGAAGCGAGGTTCGTATGTGCTCTCGCTTTGTACGATCCATCCGGCAGCACGTTCACCGAGGCTGAAGGCTATGTGGCCGGCAGCATTACCGATAAGCCCAGAGGAGATGGCGGCTTCGGCTACGATCCGCTGTTCTGGCTGTCATCTTTTCACAAAACGATGGCTGAGCTGACGACAGAGGAGAAACAGGCGATCAGCCACCGCGGCGCTGCGCTGTCATCCCTGCTTAAGAAGCTGAAAGCCTAA
- the asnB gene encoding asparagine synthase (glutamine-hydrolyzing) — translation MCGFTGWIDWTDDLTRQSATLEKMTETMAFRGPDSSGTWISPSCALGHRRLSVIDPVNGAQPMVRTSDDDTYVIVYNGELYNAPELKKELEGKGRRFTTTCDTEVLLVAYMEWGKACVERLNGIFAFAVWDSREQQLFLARDRLGVKPLFYAKQSGKFIFGSEPKAVLAHPAVKTEVGPEGLAEIFILGPARTPGHGVYRDLGELLPGQYATVSRSGVSIAHYWKLESRPHSEDVNATARTVRELLKDTVERQLVSDVPLCTLLSGGLDSSALTTLAVRYYEHTGQGKVHTYSVDYVDNDKHFKAHDFQPNSDAPWIERMNSYLGTVHHPVQFDTPELIEALRTAMQARDLPGMADVDASLLLFCREIKKEATVAISGEAADEIFGGYPWFHRDDALNADTFPWSLASGMRAELLSPDVAAWIRPLEYIRDRYSDAVAEVPKLAGEDPVAARMRAMSYLNITRFMPTLLDRKDRMSMAVGLEVRVPYCDHRLVDYVFNIPWEIKTAGDREKGILRFALEGILPHDVLYRKKSPYPKTHNPNYLNTVRSQLLEVLDEGTSPLLPLINVKKIREIAESDTASSNLPWFGQLMSGPQLFAYLLQVDMWLRDYKVVIR, via the coding sequence ATGTGTGGATTCACGGGCTGGATTGATTGGACCGATGACCTGACAAGACAATCAGCGACGTTGGAAAAGATGACCGAAACAATGGCCTTTCGCGGTCCTGACTCATCGGGCACCTGGATATCTCCGAGCTGCGCTCTCGGACATCGAAGGCTTTCCGTCATCGACCCGGTGAATGGCGCTCAGCCGATGGTCCGAACCTCCGACGACGATACGTATGTCATTGTGTATAACGGAGAATTGTATAATGCCCCCGAGCTGAAGAAGGAGCTGGAGGGCAAGGGAAGAAGGTTTACAACGACTTGCGATACCGAAGTGCTTCTGGTTGCTTACATGGAATGGGGAAAAGCTTGCGTTGAGCGGTTGAACGGGATTTTCGCGTTTGCCGTATGGGATTCACGGGAGCAGCAGCTGTTTCTTGCCCGCGACAGGCTCGGCGTCAAGCCGCTGTTCTATGCGAAGCAATCAGGTAAATTCATATTCGGCTCCGAGCCGAAGGCAGTGCTTGCTCACCCTGCGGTTAAGACGGAGGTCGGGCCTGAGGGACTGGCGGAAATTTTTATCCTTGGCCCTGCGCGTACGCCCGGACATGGCGTATATCGGGATCTCGGCGAGCTGCTTCCCGGCCAATACGCGACTGTTAGCCGCTCCGGAGTTTCCATTGCCCACTATTGGAAGCTGGAAAGCCGCCCGCACAGCGAGGACGTGAACGCCACCGCCCGAACGGTTAGAGAACTGCTCAAGGATACGGTCGAGAGGCAGCTCGTATCCGATGTGCCTCTGTGCACGCTGCTGTCCGGCGGCCTCGATTCCAGCGCGCTGACAACGTTGGCAGTCCGCTACTATGAACATACCGGTCAGGGGAAGGTTCATACGTACTCAGTCGATTATGTCGATAACGACAAGCATTTCAAAGCGCACGATTTTCAGCCGAACTCCGATGCGCCTTGGATTGAGAGGATGAACAGCTATTTGGGCACGGTGCATCATCCGGTGCAATTCGATACGCCCGAGCTGATCGAAGCTCTGCGGACAGCCATGCAGGCCCGTGATTTGCCGGGTATGGCGGATGTAGATGCGTCCCTGCTGCTTTTTTGCCGCGAGATAAAGAAGGAAGCGACTGTCGCCATTTCAGGCGAGGCTGCTGATGAGATTTTTGGAGGTTATCCGTGGTTCCATCGGGATGATGCTCTGAATGCGGATACGTTTCCGTGGTCGCTTGCATCCGGCATGCGCGCCGAGCTGCTGTCGCCTGATGTAGCGGCCTGGATCCGTCCGCTCGAATATATACGAGACCGCTATTCCGACGCGGTGGCGGAAGTGCCTAAGCTGGCCGGAGAAGATCCAGTGGCCGCACGGATGCGGGCCATGTCGTATTTGAATATAACCCGATTCATGCCGACGCTGCTTGACCGCAAGGACCGGATGAGCATGGCCGTCGGACTCGAGGTGCGAGTACCCTATTGCGATCACCGGCTGGTTGACTATGTATTCAACATCCCGTGGGAGATCAAGACCGCAGGCGACCGGGAGAAGGGTATCCTTCGCTTTGCGCTCGAAGGAATCCTGCCTCATGACGTGCTTTACCGGAAGAAGAGCCCCTATCCGAAAACGCATAACCCAAACTATCTGAATACGGTGCGCTCACAGCTGCTTGAGGTGCTGGACGAAGGGACGTCGCCGCTTCTCCCGCTTATTAATGTGAAGAAAATTCGCGAGATTGCCGAATCGGACACAGCCAGCTCCAATCTGCCATGGTTCGGTCAGCTTATGTCCGGCCCGCAGTTGTTCGCCTACCTGCTGCAGGTCGACATGTGGCTTCGTGATTACAAAGTGGTCATTCGTTAA
- a CDS encoding 5'-deoxyadenosine deaminase, translating into MSSTLLRNATIVTMNDRDDIATGDVLIRDDKIVSVGGTITDYAADTKIVEAKDKLLLPGFVQTHIHLCQTLFRGRADDMALMDWLRTRIWPLEAAHDEESVYYSAMLGIGELLRSGTTTILDMETVSHTDSAFQALSHSGIRAISGKVMMDAGGDVPAGLQEETARSIAESTRLLEQWHGHDGGRLGYAYCPRFVVSCSEQLLKEVRDLSAHYNVLVHTHAAENREEIDLVMSQRGMRNIVYLDHIGLTSPRLVLAHCIWLDDEERDILKRTGTKMTHCPGSNLKLASGIALIPELLEDGIGMGIGADGAPCNNTLDMFQEMRLTALLHKARCGPETMDARTVLRMATIGGARTLGLDHLIGSIEPGKKADLAMLDLNDFHTFPSYEADPYSRVVYAASRGNVDSVWVDGKQVVEGGLVRTVDKQVVLREADRSIARLLKRI; encoded by the coding sequence ATGAGTTCAACCTTACTGCGCAATGCAACTATTGTGACGATGAACGACCGGGACGATATCGCTACAGGCGACGTTCTTATTCGGGACGATAAAATCGTATCCGTCGGCGGCACGATCACGGACTATGCGGCTGATACGAAGATCGTGGAAGCGAAAGACAAGCTGCTGCTCCCGGGCTTCGTGCAGACGCATATTCATTTATGCCAGACCTTGTTTCGCGGGCGCGCGGACGACATGGCGCTGATGGACTGGTTGCGTACCAGGATATGGCCTCTTGAAGCGGCACATGATGAAGAGTCCGTCTACTACTCAGCTATGCTCGGTATCGGCGAGCTCTTGAGAAGTGGGACGACAACGATACTCGATATGGAGACGGTAAGCCATACTGATTCGGCGTTTCAGGCGTTGTCGCACAGCGGTATTCGCGCGATATCCGGCAAGGTTATGATGGATGCCGGTGGCGACGTCCCCGCAGGGCTGCAGGAGGAAACCGCCCGTTCGATCGCAGAGAGTACGCGTCTGCTCGAGCAATGGCACGGCCACGACGGCGGCCGGCTCGGATATGCCTACTGCCCTCGATTTGTTGTATCCTGCTCAGAGCAGCTCCTTAAAGAAGTACGCGATCTCTCCGCGCACTATAACGTGCTTGTACATACACATGCAGCGGAAAATCGTGAGGAAATCGATCTGGTTATGAGTCAGAGAGGGATGCGCAACATCGTTTATCTGGACCATATCGGCCTTACATCCCCCAGGCTCGTTCTCGCCCACTGCATATGGCTCGACGATGAGGAACGGGATATCTTGAAGAGGACCGGTACGAAGATGACGCACTGCCCGGGCTCTAACCTGAAGCTGGCGTCAGGCATCGCTCTGATTCCGGAGCTGCTTGAGGATGGTATCGGGATGGGGATCGGAGCGGACGGGGCGCCCTGCAACAATACGCTGGATATGTTCCAGGAGATGCGGCTTACCGCGCTGCTGCATAAGGCCCGCTGCGGGCCGGAAACCATGGATGCGAGGACCGTACTGCGCATGGCGACGATCGGTGGAGCAAGGACGCTCGGTCTGGATCACCTCATCGGCAGCATTGAACCCGGCAAGAAGGCGGATCTCGCTATGCTCGATTTGAACGATTTTCACACCTTTCCATCGTATGAAGCCGATCCGTACTCGCGTGTTGTCTATGCCGCTTCCCGCGGCAATGTGGATTCGGTATGGGTCGACGGCAAGCAGGTCGTCGAAGGCGGCTTGGTACGTACTGTCGACAAGCAAGTCGTACTGCGCGAAGCCGATCGCTCGATTGCAAGGCTGCTGAAGCGGATTTGA
- a CDS encoding Rrf2 family transcriptional regulator has protein sequence MFTNSQFVIAVHMMTILAGNCGQRVNSDIMAQSINTNAVIIRRILRKLVNGGLVSAASGAAGGSMLTRRPEQITLLDIYRIEGKQPVCLPGNKPNCSLGNNVRSVLSNKLADAEQALEHKLAEITIADLYMECNIAEHAGVTAETSLVLNRKQPYKK, from the coding sequence ATGTTTACCAACAGCCAATTTGTTATCGCTGTCCATATGATGACGATTCTCGCCGGGAACTGCGGGCAAAGAGTGAATTCGGACATCATGGCGCAAAGCATTAATACGAATGCCGTTATCATTCGCAGAATATTACGCAAGCTGGTCAATGGCGGGCTTGTATCCGCCGCCTCAGGGGCTGCTGGGGGCTCCATGTTGACTCGGAGACCGGAGCAAATCACTTTGCTCGATATTTACCGGATCGAAGGAAAGCAGCCGGTCTGCCTCCCCGGGAACAAACCGAATTGTTCGCTCGGCAACAATGTCCGAAGCGTACTAAGCAATAAACTTGCGGATGCGGAGCAGGCTTTGGAACATAAACTAGCGGAGATCACGATCGCGGACTTGTACATGGAATGTAATATTGCCGAGCATGCGGGAGTGACGGCTGAAACCAGCCTCGTTTTGAATAGAAAGCAGCCATATAAAAAGTAA
- a CDS encoding MFS transporter, which produces MGNGLKGDAPTIKEEDMQSARYRSEPPKLLSILTLTLCAFALTTAEFVIAGILPVVAADLSVSISSAGHLVTAYALGMVIGGPILTVLTVGIPRKPLIVALVLVFIIGNLVAAAAPGYVILLLARLISGLVVATFFAMAVVIAVSLAQPGKQASAVAKVGLGFNLAMILGAPIGTAIGQQFGWRATFLTIAAFTVIALIFLMRFVPVRGGTRTGSVLTELRVLRSRELQLALAITAVGNVGVLTVFTYLAPLLTDISGFGAGSVPVLLLVYGLGATVGNLAGGWMSDRALMPSLIGLLAGLAGVQVLFWLVRQYQVPAAIMVFIIGALAFSVIPAMQTKVLISANAAPTLGIAINASAFQIAAAFAAWLGGRVIDGRLGLDSISLVAAFVTLIGGFLAIASWKRDRKPSSLSQ; this is translated from the coding sequence ATGGGGAATGGATTGAAAGGGGATGCACCCACAATAAAAGAAGAAGACATGCAGTCCGCACGATATCGGAGCGAGCCGCCAAAGCTTCTTTCGATTCTGACCTTAACGCTTTGCGCTTTTGCGCTCACCACAGCCGAGTTTGTCATCGCCGGTATTCTGCCGGTGGTCGCGGCTGACCTGTCCGTTTCCATCTCTTCGGCAGGTCACCTCGTAACGGCCTATGCGCTCGGCATGGTTATCGGGGGACCGATACTCACTGTTCTAACAGTCGGCATCCCTCGCAAGCCTTTAATCGTGGCCCTTGTTCTAGTCTTCATAATTGGTAACCTTGTCGCGGCGGCAGCGCCGGGTTACGTCATTCTTCTCCTGGCTAGATTGATCAGCGGGCTCGTTGTCGCCACTTTTTTTGCGATGGCCGTTGTAATAGCCGTTTCGCTGGCACAGCCCGGCAAGCAGGCCTCGGCCGTGGCGAAGGTAGGCCTTGGCTTCAACCTGGCGATGATTCTCGGTGCCCCGATCGGCACGGCCATCGGCCAACAGTTCGGATGGCGGGCGACGTTTCTGACAATTGCAGCCTTTACCGTTATCGCTTTGATTTTTTTGATGAGATTCGTGCCTGTACGCGGGGGGACCAGGACAGGTTCCGTTTTAACTGAGCTGCGCGTTCTAAGGAGTCGTGAGCTGCAGCTTGCCCTCGCGATCACCGCGGTCGGAAATGTGGGAGTTTTAACGGTTTTCACCTATCTCGCGCCGCTATTGACCGATATCAGCGGATTCGGCGCCGGTTCTGTCCCCGTGCTGCTGCTGGTATACGGGCTCGGCGCCACAGTCGGGAACCTGGCTGGCGGATGGATGTCGGACCGCGCTCTTATGCCGTCTCTTATTGGCTTACTCGCAGGTTTGGCAGGCGTGCAGGTGTTGTTCTGGCTCGTACGTCAATATCAGGTTCCAGCCGCGATCATGGTTTTTATTATCGGTGCATTGGCTTTCTCGGTCATCCCTGCCATGCAGACCAAAGTACTGATTTCCGCTAATGCCGCCCCAACGCTGGGTATCGCAATAAACGCTTCCGCATTCCAGATTGCCGCCGCCTTTGCGGCATGGCTCGGCGGTCGGGTTATCGACGGCAGGCTGGGGCTTGATTCGATCTCTCTTGTAGCGGCGTTCGTTACGCTTATCGGCGGGTTTTTGGCAATCGCTTCATGGAAACGCGATCGCAAACCGAGTTCACTCAGTCAATAA
- a CDS encoding SDR family oxidoreductase has product MTQQQQNTPPSSAAPKRPTSFPPQHQDRRPGLETEMNPRPQSDSPAYRPAGKLQGKIAVISGGDSGIGRAVAIAYAKEGADVAILYLNEHGDAEETKRLVEEKGRRCITFAGDVGDPAFCKLAVEETVKQLGKLDIVVNNAAEQHPQDRIEKITPEQLERTFRTNIFGMFYLTQAAMPHLSAGSTIVNTASVTAYRGNPILLDYSSTKGAIVSFTRSLSTNLADQGIRVNAVAPGPVWTPLIPSTFDAQKVASFGSDVPLKRSGQPDEMAPAYVYLACEDSSYMTGQVLHINGGEAVNG; this is encoded by the coding sequence ATGACACAGCAGCAGCAAAATACCCCTCCGTCCAGTGCAGCGCCAAAGAGGCCGACATCTTTTCCGCCGCAGCATCAAGACCGCAGGCCGGGTTTGGAGACAGAGATGAACCCGCGTCCGCAGTCGGATTCCCCGGCATACCGACCCGCAGGCAAGCTTCAGGGGAAAATAGCCGTTATATCCGGAGGCGACAGCGGCATAGGCCGTGCGGTAGCCATCGCTTACGCCAAAGAAGGCGCCGATGTGGCAATACTTTATTTGAACGAGCACGGGGATGCGGAAGAAACGAAACGCCTCGTGGAAGAAAAAGGCCGCCGCTGCATCACGTTCGCAGGAGACGTGGGGGATCCTGCTTTTTGCAAGTTAGCCGTGGAAGAAACGGTTAAACAGCTTGGCAAACTCGATATCGTTGTCAATAATGCAGCCGAACAGCATCCACAGGATAGGATCGAGAAGATTACGCCGGAGCAGCTTGAAAGGACGTTCAGAACGAACATTTTTGGAATGTTCTATTTGACGCAGGCCGCAATGCCTCATTTGTCTGCAGGTTCGACTATCGTTAACACCGCCTCGGTTACCGCCTATCGCGGAAATCCTATTCTGCTTGACTATTCTTCGACCAAAGGAGCCATTGTTTCCTTCACACGATCATTGTCGACGAATCTTGCAGACCAGGGTATTCGCGTTAATGCCGTCGCCCCCGGTCCGGTATGGACTCCTCTGATCCCGTCTACTTTCGATGCGCAGAAGGTTGCCAGCTTCGGCTCGGACGTGCCTCTGAAGCGCAGCGGTCAGCCTGACGAGATGGCTCCTGCATATGTATATTTAGCTTGCGAGGACTCGTCCTATATGACCGGACAAGTCCTGCACATTAACGGCGGCGAAGCCGTAAACGGATGA
- a CDS encoding DJ-1/PfpI family protein gives MKIAFVLFDGLTTLDFTGFFDPVTRLALYPAGKDLTWDICAKGEYVTDDRGVVIKVQKVDPDLSAYDMVFVPGGFATRALRNDRDFIAWLRTAEHTRYKVSVCTGALLLGAAGFLHHKTATTNAPAYELLAPYCKTIVTDHRIVEDGTTITAGGVSASLDLGLFVAELLSDTETARDIQKSMNYPYYQSAAIKRV, from the coding sequence ATGAAAATTGCCTTTGTACTGTTCGACGGCCTTACTACACTTGATTTTACCGGTTTTTTCGATCCTGTTACCAGATTGGCGCTATATCCGGCAGGCAAGGATTTGACCTGGGATATATGTGCGAAGGGAGAGTATGTAACAGACGACCGGGGCGTTGTGATCAAGGTTCAGAAGGTAGATCCCGACCTCTCCGCATACGATATGGTATTTGTGCCTGGAGGCTTTGCGACGAGAGCTTTGCGGAATGATCGCGATTTTATCGCTTGGCTTCGTACAGCTGAGCATACCCGTTATAAAGTATCGGTGTGCACAGGTGCTCTACTGCTTGGAGCGGCCGGGTTTCTGCATCATAAAACAGCGACTACGAATGCACCGGCCTATGAGCTGCTGGCTCCATATTGCAAAACAATCGTAACCGACCACCGCATTGTGGAGGACGGAACTACGATAACGGCCGGTGGCGTGTCCGCTTCGCTCGATCTTGGTTTATTCGTTGCCGAGCTGCTGAGCGACACCGAAACAGCGCGGGATATTCAGAAGTCGATGAACTACCCGTATTATCAATCCGCGGCCATTAAACGGGTATGA
- a CDS encoding PLP-dependent aminotransferase family protein encodes MWKPEPSGERPVFAQIAGYFEKQILKGDLPPGAKLPTERELALQLCVNRSTISAAYEELRASGLVTSVQGSGTRVSDSLWEAAEVRTPNWQRYTAVRQLFDPTAALQSQVYGSFGKPNIINFVKGELSPDLMPLELLEQRLPELNLSEPFSYYCSFKGDAGLRRTISQRLQAEAGILTDPEHLLISAGVKHSLHLICHTLLQPGDAIAVEGPSYLYSMNVLSSAGLRLVKLPIDSQGLNPEQLPELARKHRVKMVLTNPTYQNPTGTTLSLARRITLLDICAQLRIPIIEDDPYSLLFLDEAGRSLPPLRALPGGDRTVIYLGTMSKIATPGMRIGWIIAPLTVTAKLAEAKSRMGYSTSHIGERLADRFLNTGGYEAHLSYIRGRLRTRRDCMLGAIREHIEPLAVPVLSNSRPGGYYVWLKLKKNILDRDMLEAAISEGVLCLPGRVFGADDGFLRLSFAAIGEEQIQEGVRRLGRALLGIT; translated from the coding sequence ATGTGGAAACCTGAACCAAGCGGAGAACGACCGGTTTTTGCGCAAATAGCCGGATACTTTGAAAAGCAGATATTAAAAGGCGACCTGCCTCCAGGCGCCAAGCTTCCGACGGAACGGGAGCTTGCCTTGCAGCTTTGCGTCAACCGCAGCACGATCTCAGCCGCTTATGAGGAGCTGCGGGCATCGGGCCTTGTCACCTCCGTGCAAGGAAGCGGTACCCGAGTGAGCGATTCGTTGTGGGAGGCTGCAGAGGTGCGGACGCCGAACTGGCAGCGTTATACAGCCGTCCGCCAATTATTCGACCCCACGGCTGCTTTGCAGAGCCAGGTTTACGGATCGTTCGGCAAGCCGAATATTATTAATTTTGTCAAAGGCGAGCTGTCTCCGGATTTGATGCCCCTGGAGCTGTTGGAGCAGCGGCTTCCCGAGTTAAATCTATCGGAACCGTTCAGCTATTATTGCAGTTTTAAAGGCGATGCAGGTCTCAGAAGGACAATATCGCAGCGGCTTCAGGCTGAAGCCGGCATACTTACAGATCCTGAGCATCTCTTAATTAGCGCGGGAGTGAAGCACTCACTTCATCTAATCTGCCATACTCTTCTTCAACCGGGCGACGCTATTGCGGTCGAAGGACCTTCCTATTTATACAGCATGAACGTCCTGTCTTCGGCAGGACTGCGTCTTGTGAAGCTGCCGATTGACAGTCAGGGTCTAAATCCGGAGCAGTTGCCCGAGCTTGCCCGCAAACATCGGGTGAAAATGGTATTGACCAACCCGACTTACCAAAATCCGACCGGCACTACGCTTTCTCTCGCCCGACGGATTACCTTGCTTGATATATGCGCGCAGCTAAGAATACCCATCATTGAGGATGATCCGTACTCGCTGCTGTTTTTAGACGAAGCGGGGCGATCCCTGCCCCCTTTGAGAGCTTTGCCTGGGGGAGACCGGACCGTTATATACCTCGGAACGATGTCCAAAATCGCCACGCCGGGCATGCGTATCGGATGGATAATTGCGCCTCTGACTGTGACGGCCAAGCTTGCCGAGGCCAAAAGCCGGATGGGCTACAGCACGAGCCATATCGGTGAAAGATTGGCGGACCGTTTCTTGAATACAGGGGGGTATGAGGCTCATCTATCGTATATTCGAGGACGTTTAAGGACGAGAAGAGACTGCATGCTGGGAGCGATTCGGGAGCATATCGAACCATTGGCAGTTCCGGTATTGTCAAACAGCCGCCCAGGCGGTTATTATGTATGGCTAAAGCTGAAAAAAAACATCCTGGACAGGGATATGCTCGAAGCAGCGATCAGCGAAGGCGTTCTTTGCTTGCCCGGCCGGGTATTCGGTGCCGACGACGGCTTTCTGCGGCTCTCATTCGCGGCAATCGGCGAGGAACAAATACAGGAAGGTGTCCGCCGTTTGGGCAGGGCACTCCTCGGGATAACATAA
- the tig gene encoding trigger factor — protein sequence MKATWEKIDKNLVALDVEVEAGQVNEALDKAFKKVVVKVNVPGFRKGKVPRGIFESRFGVESLYQDAIDILLPDAYSEAVKETGIVPVDRPDIEVDQFAKGQAFKFKAKVTVKPEVQLGEYKGLEVPAEEVNVSEEEITEELDRLQQRHAELTVIEEGAAEKGDVAVIDFDGYVDGEAFEGGKSERYSLELGSGSFIPGFEEQVIGMQTGDFKDVEVTFPESYHAENLAGKLAVFKVKLHEIKRKNLPALDDEFAKDVSEFDTLEEFKQDLVSKLAERKQKENEQAREAAVVEKAADAAVIDIPEAMIDSETGYMLRDFENRLRMQGMNLELYYQFSGQDEAALRSQMRADAEKRVRNNLVLEQIAKLEGIEAGEADLNEELENLSKQYSRSVEELRTLFTSNGNLENIKEDLVLRKTIKFLLENSKAASEVA from the coding sequence ATGAAAGCAACATGGGAAAAAATAGACAAGAACCTTGTCGCGCTCGACGTAGAAGTCGAAGCCGGACAAGTGAACGAGGCGCTTGACAAAGCGTTTAAGAAGGTTGTTGTGAAAGTAAACGTGCCAGGCTTCCGTAAAGGTAAAGTGCCGCGGGGCATTTTTGAATCCCGTTTCGGCGTGGAAAGCCTGTATCAGGATGCAATCGACATTTTGCTCCCGGACGCTTATTCCGAAGCAGTTAAAGAAACAGGTATCGTTCCGGTTGACCGCCCGGACATCGAAGTGGATCAGTTCGCCAAAGGTCAAGCATTCAAATTCAAAGCAAAAGTTACGGTTAAACCTGAAGTTCAGCTTGGTGAATATAAAGGCCTGGAAGTGCCGGCAGAGGAAGTCAACGTAAGCGAGGAAGAAATCACGGAGGAACTCGATCGCCTGCAGCAGCGTCATGCTGAATTGACGGTTATCGAGGAAGGCGCAGCCGAGAAGGGCGACGTTGCCGTTATTGATTTCGACGGGTACGTGGACGGCGAAGCGTTCGAAGGCGGCAAAAGCGAGCGTTATTCCCTTGAACTCGGTTCCGGTTCCTTCATCCCGGGCTTTGAAGAACAAGTGATCGGCATGCAGACAGGCGACTTCAAAGATGTCGAAGTTACCTTCCCTGAGAGCTACCATGCGGAGAACCTGGCAGGCAAATTAGCCGTGTTCAAAGTGAAGCTGCACGAAATCAAACGTAAAAATCTTCCCGCACTTGACGATGAATTTGCCAAAGACGTGAGTGAATTCGATACGCTTGAGGAATTCAAGCAGGATCTCGTAAGCAAATTGGCGGAACGCAAACAGAAGGAAAACGAGCAGGCGCGCGAAGCGGCTGTGGTCGAGAAAGCTGCTGATGCTGCTGTAATCGATATTCCGGAAGCTATGATCGATTCCGAAACAGGCTACATGCTTCGCGATTTCGAGAACCGCCTGCGCATGCAGGGGATGAATCTCGAGCTGTACTATCAGTTCTCCGGGCAAGATGAAGCTGCGCTTCGCAGCCAGATGCGCGCCGATGCGGAGAAGCGGGTCCGCAACAACCTCGTTCTCGAGCAAATTGCCAAGCTTGAAGGCATCGAAGCGGGAGAGGCTGACCTGAACGAAGAATTGGAGAATCTGTCCAAACAATACAGCCGTTCGGTCGAAGAGCTCCGCACTTTGTTCACGAGCAACGGCAACCTCGAAAACATCAAAGAAGATCTCGTGCTTCGCAAAACGATTAAATTCCTGCTGGAAAACAGCAAGGCAGCGAGCGAAGTGGCATAA
- the clpP gene encoding ATP-dependent Clp endopeptidase proteolytic subunit ClpP — MQAKEGKKVDRMNLVPIVVEQTNRGERSYDIYSRLLKDRIIFLGSAIDDDVANSIIAQLLFLAADDPEKDIHLYINSPGGSVTAGMGIFDTMQFIKPDVSTICVGLAASMGSLLLTAGAKGKRFALPNSEVMIHQPLGGVRGQASDIKIHADWILKTKQKLNQIYVDRTGQPYEKVDRDTDRDFFMSAEEALNYGLIDKVVTSSIL, encoded by the coding sequence ATCCAAGCCAAAGAAGGAAAGAAGGTTGATCGCATGAATCTGGTACCTATTGTCGTTGAGCAGACAAACAGGGGAGAACGCTCTTACGATATTTACTCCCGCCTTTTAAAGGATCGGATTATCTTTTTGGGAAGTGCGATCGACGATGATGTTGCGAATTCCATCATTGCTCAGCTGCTTTTTCTGGCAGCGGACGACCCGGAAAAGGACATCCACCTGTATATTAACTCTCCGGGCGGATCAGTTACCGCCGGGATGGGGATATTTGATACGATGCAGTTTATAAAGCCGGACGTATCGACCATTTGCGTAGGCTTGGCAGCGAGTATGGGTTCACTGCTGTTGACGGCCGGCGCCAAGGGGAAACGCTTTGCACTGCCGAACAGCGAAGTTATGATACACCAGCCGCTTGGCGGCGTTCGCGGGCAAGCGTCTGATATCAAAATCCACGCGGATTGGATTTTGAAGACGAAACAGAAATTGAACCAAATCTATGTGGACCGTACGGGACAGCCTTATGAGAAAGTCGACCGGGATACCGACCGCGACTTCTTCATGAGTGCGGAAGAGGCGCTTAATTACGGCCTCATCGACAAGGTCGTCACATCTTCCATCCTGTAA